The proteins below come from a single Fretibacterium sp. OH1220_COT-178 genomic window:
- a CDS encoding RHS repeat-associated core domain-containing protein — translation FDRTTELYQLRARYMDPRTGTFLSLDPHQGNRHDPQSLHKYMYAHANPATNTDPTGLWSLGEMGGAMAGQSILAGSSGLNFWVVLGMLVPRAKEIVGATIALSLLTERYMDAALNGDIRFVELLSVLTRAILDTLTASNKAANSIVFSQSLFSPEEIKGAIDKLKTDHKKVEHIQDEKHLWKNRLNLDPKDPKDWEEIILIIQAVLASGTEEKYGVALKRSLEVGKEIVSVTYTIIDGVIRISDAWVKY, via the coding sequence TTCGACCGGACGACGGAGCTGTACCAGCTTCGTGCGCGCTACATGGACCCGAGGACGGGGACGTTCCTTAGCCTGGACCCGCACCAGGGGAACCGGCACGACCCGCAGAGCCTGCACAAGTATATGTATGCGCACGCGAACCCCGCGACCAACACGGACCCGACGGGCCTGTGGTCGCTGGGCGAGATGGGCGGCGCCATGGCGGGACAGAGCATCCTCGCTGGGTCGAGCGGACTGAACTTCTGGGTCGTATTGGGGATGCTGGTCCCTCGTGCAAAAGAGATTGTAGGAGCAACAATTGCGCTTTCGCTGCTTACCGAAAGATATATGGATGCGGCGCTTAACGGCGACATAAGATTTGTGGAGCTGTTAAGCGTATTGACGAGAGCTATTTTAGACACGCTGACAGCATCCAATAAGGCAGCCAACAGCATTGTATTCTCTCAAAGCCTGTTTTCTCCAGAAGAGATTAAAGGTGCTATTGACAAACTTAAAACCGACCATAAAAAAGTAGAGCATATTCAAGATGAGAAACACCTTTGGAAAAACAGACTTAATTTAGACCCCAAAGACCCCAAGGATTGGGAAGAAATCATATTGATTATACAAGCTGTTCTGGCAAGCGGAACAGAGGAGAAGTATGGCGTTGCGCTTAAGAGAAGTCTGGAAGTTGGTAAGGAAATCGTATCGGTTACATACACAATAATAGATGGGGTCATAAGAATCTCTGACGCATGGGTTAAATATTGA